In Nicotiana tabacum cultivar K326 chromosome 21, ASM71507v2, whole genome shotgun sequence, one DNA window encodes the following:
- the LOC107799580 gene encoding protein LIKE COV 1-like isoform X1 — MGDEKLGIKMANSSRDRELLIPVAHSAAAITVDDDSANRPSSSSSHHHSGREVNSTFSKVVRSWASKKFMTGCVILFPIAVTFYITWWFIHFVDGFFSPIYAHLGIDIFGLGFMTSITFIFLVGVFMSSWLGASVLNLGEWFIKRMPFVRHIYNASKQISSAISPDQNTQAFKEVAIIRHPRIGEYAFGFITSSVVLQNYSGDEELCCVYVPTNHLYIGDIFLVNAKDVIRPNLSVREGIEIVVSGGMSMPQILSTLEPGIIQVDRR; from the exons ATGGGAGATGAGAAATTGGGGATAAAAATGGCAAATTCTAGCAGAGATCGTGAACTTCTCATTCCGGTGGCTCACTCCGCCGCCGCTATCACCGTTGACGATGACTCAGCGAATAggccttcctcttcctcttctcacCATCACTCCGGCCGCGAGGTTAATTCC ACTTTCTCTAAAGTTGTTAGGAGCTGGGCTTCTAAGAAATTCATGACTGGATG TGTTATCCTATTTCCTATAGCAGTCACTTTCTACATAACATGGTGGTTTATTCATTTCGTGGATGGCTTTTTCTCTCCAATCTATGCTCATCTTGGAATTGATATTTTTG GTCTTGGATTTATGACTTCAATCACTTTCATTTTTTTGGTCGGGGTGTTCATGTCATCATGGTTGGGGGCATCTGTTTTGAATCTTGGTGAGTGGTTCATCAAAAGAATGCCATTTGTTCGGCATATCTATAATGCTTCGAAGCAAATTAGTTCTGCCATATCTCCAG ATCAGAATACACAAGCTTTCAAGGAGGTTGCCATAATAAGGCATCCACGCATCGGCGAATATGCCTTTGGGTTCATTACTTCGTCTGTAGTCCTGCAG AACTATTCAGGAGACGAAGAGCTATGCTGTGTGTATGTTCCTACAAATCATCTTTACATTGGTGATATATTCCTGGTCAATGCAAAAGATGTTATTAGACCAAACTTGTCAGTCCGTGAAGGAATAG AGATTGTTGTATCTGGTGGCATGTCAATGCCTCAGATACTGTCAACCCTCGAACCAGGAATTATTCAAGTTGACAGAAGGTGA
- the LOC107799580 gene encoding protein LIKE COV 1-like isoform X2, whose amino-acid sequence MGDEKLGIKMANSSRDRELLIPVAHSAAAITVDDDSANRPSSSSSHHHSGRETFSKVVRSWASKKFMTGCVILFPIAVTFYITWWFIHFVDGFFSPIYAHLGIDIFGLGFMTSITFIFLVGVFMSSWLGASVLNLGEWFIKRMPFVRHIYNASKQISSAISPDQNTQAFKEVAIIRHPRIGEYAFGFITSSVVLQNYSGDEELCCVYVPTNHLYIGDIFLVNAKDVIRPNLSVREGIEIVVSGGMSMPQILSTLEPGIIQVDRR is encoded by the exons ATGGGAGATGAGAAATTGGGGATAAAAATGGCAAATTCTAGCAGAGATCGTGAACTTCTCATTCCGGTGGCTCACTCCGCCGCCGCTATCACCGTTGACGATGACTCAGCGAATAggccttcctcttcctcttctcacCATCACTCCGGCCGCGAG ACTTTCTCTAAAGTTGTTAGGAGCTGGGCTTCTAAGAAATTCATGACTGGATG TGTTATCCTATTTCCTATAGCAGTCACTTTCTACATAACATGGTGGTTTATTCATTTCGTGGATGGCTTTTTCTCTCCAATCTATGCTCATCTTGGAATTGATATTTTTG GTCTTGGATTTATGACTTCAATCACTTTCATTTTTTTGGTCGGGGTGTTCATGTCATCATGGTTGGGGGCATCTGTTTTGAATCTTGGTGAGTGGTTCATCAAAAGAATGCCATTTGTTCGGCATATCTATAATGCTTCGAAGCAAATTAGTTCTGCCATATCTCCAG ATCAGAATACACAAGCTTTCAAGGAGGTTGCCATAATAAGGCATCCACGCATCGGCGAATATGCCTTTGGGTTCATTACTTCGTCTGTAGTCCTGCAG AACTATTCAGGAGACGAAGAGCTATGCTGTGTGTATGTTCCTACAAATCATCTTTACATTGGTGATATATTCCTGGTCAATGCAAAAGATGTTATTAGACCAAACTTGTCAGTCCGTGAAGGAATAG AGATTGTTGTATCTGGTGGCATGTCAATGCCTCAGATACTGTCAACCCTCGAACCAGGAATTATTCAAGTTGACAGAAGGTGA